In Lepisosteus oculatus isolate fLepOcu1 chromosome 28, fLepOcu1.hap2, whole genome shotgun sequence, the following proteins share a genomic window:
- the med1 gene encoding mediator of RNA polymerase II transcription subunit 1, translated as MAAVSGVVISGCSPARELGPGAPTVGPPTIGDRPRPEEGTEAEKQSRVGALLERLHAKHCASRPWQETSKVVRQAMEKRNVLNAGGHQLLLTCLETLQRALKVSSLPAMTDRLESIARQNGLGSHLSPSGTECYITSDMFYVEVQLDSGGQLVDVKVAHHGENPASCPELVQHLRERNFEEFSKHLKGLVNLYKLPGDNKLKTKMYLALQSLEMDLTKMMHMFRLATNANTVETILHGSVGLVTARSGGHLVTLQCYVSPYDVFEEETGALLNLTDSNVPRNLGVGVSVTIEGTSSVYKLPIAPLITGTHPVDNKGTPSFSSVTNSNCVDLPACFFLKLRRPLPFSLSFIHRMGNATGIPLFETAPPLAPLYELITQSQLQEEGGGALPPLAHNMRFYASLPGQQHCYFLNRDAPVQDGRCLQGALVTKVPFRHPAQVPALLDIIRHQAAYNTLIGSCVKRTVLKEDTPGLLQFEVCPLTDSSFSVSFQHPVNESLVCVVMEVLDSRQVSCKLYKGLSDALICTDDFITKVVQRCMSIPVTMRAIRRKAETIQADTPALSLIAETVEDMVKKNLPPAGSPGYGMGTGGGGNLMGIPGVGGGNTPTGGGGSSAGAAGGGGGAGASFPGPISTLFGMGLALKERHEGRGPGGEPMSQAGGAQQQQAPLQQPAQQGHGDDFSKVTQNPILTSLLQITGNVGSSPTQAPPAAGHQPHHTPPPASSPASNTKNHPMLMNLLKDNPSQDFSSLYSSSPLERQNSSGSPRTDIMGGGSCGGGGGVSGGKTKKKRQRNPDKAGGIGGAMGLKPQGSLPLALQHHQHHQLEDDFHRELFSMDVDASQNPIFDVNLPGDGLDTPHSITPAPSQCGTPPTGPGVPYLSQGPPQSQSQQQQQQQQVAPPQPPPSGPSRMVRLSSSDSIGADINEILSDIPEQAGKMAAGGGGGHGPHHHGLGGGDDGGALGTPIRDSSSSGQGSAVFEADLFSAGSNENPFTDPVDLIADAATAATPNSDSSSNNFFPDTVDFNPELLAGPGFPQAYFEDSSPSADGDLDLVKGFGGGSQQHTPAGTPQNPTPHGRSTPDPSMKDPFEMSMVFGGSGGGGKPLLGGPLPAPDLADSHSGGGQSPLMMMGMGGGGGSDFKSDAKAKQQQLMRGGGKEGNGGGGGGGSGLGGASGGSSEGKQGKRSRTPSSDGKSKDKPPKRKKLDPEGKSPSHSSGGRPYTPPSGIGGSGGGSMGAGGGSKSPGSSGRSQTPPGGATPPIPKITIQIPKGTLTGGKTSSHGGYTSSSSAGGGGGGAAGGGGSKSHHSHSSSSSSSSGKMKGSKSDGSLGQGGGSKPGGGGGGGGGGGGGSGGGGSQSKGSSQGMGGGKPGSSPITKHGLAGAGVVAGGGVGGGAKMKPQGGKPPASLINPNIKPNISPSHSRGVGAPDKLSSPMKLQQQQVPGTPPSSKAKSPMGSGGGGLGSGSKTSSGSGMGPQKQQMGGTSSSGSSSSSSSSSSSSSSSSSSSSSSSFSAGSQSQYGGGGGGGGGGGGNNNPNAKGKSPSRNKKPSLTAVIDKLKHGVGTGGVGGEEGGEGGCGGAGGLPPNIGPPSSKHGGEYMSKRDKGDKESKSKVSMSGVGSGDKKALDSKSGVVSSTGVAKIIISKPDGGSPSIKAKVTLQKPGEGSGEAMRSQLSGPKAYGSPLFSASTPKHDRCSPSHGRSPGYTPLNPDSESESGSSSVAEKSHQNSPSSDDDQALRPLQPPHEYMSSMPISSGEKHKKHKKEKKKQKERERERERDRDKEKKKSSSSCSTSSSHPLKADSWSRSPIAAPDPSLSLLGSDRPARPSPAYLRTEDDDLMDSALTGNLDSFK; from the exons CTGGAGAGGCTTCATGCCAAACACTGCGCCTCCCGGCCATGGCAGGAGACCAGCAAGGTGGTGCGGCAGGCTATG GAGAAGCGCAATGTGTTGAATGCTGGGGGACACCAGCTCCTGCTCACCTGCCTGGAGACGCTGCAGAGAGCCCTGAAAG TGTCCTCTCTGCCCGCCATGACAGACCGCCTGGAGTCGATCGCTCGGCAGAACGG GCTGGGTTCCCACCTGAGCCCCTCGGGGACAGAGTGCTACATCACCTCGGACATGTTCTACGTGGAGGTGCAGCTGGACTCGGGGGGGCAGCTGGTGGATGTCAAGGTGGCGCATCATGGGGAGAACCCCGCG AGCTGCCCAGAGTTGGTCCAGCACCTCAG GGAAAGGAATTTCGAAGAGTTTTCCAAGCACCTGAAGGGTCTGGTGAACCTGTATAAGCTTCCTGGAGACAA CAAGCTGAAGACAAAGATGTACCTTGCCCTGCAGTCTCTTGAAATGGACCTCACCAAGATGATGCACATGTTCAG GTTAGCCACTAACGCCAACACTGTGGAGACCATCCTGCACGGCAGCGTGGGATTGGTGACTGCCCGGAGTGGAG GGCACCTCGTCACTCTGCAGTGCTATGTGTCGCCCTATGATGTGTTTGAGGAGGAGACCGGCGCTCTGCTGAACCTTACCGACTCCAATG TGCCGCGCAACCTGGGCGTGGGCGTGTCCGTGACGATCGAGGGGACCTCCTCCGTGTACAAGCTGCCCATCGCCCCTCTCATCACCGGCACCCACCCAGTGGACAACAAGGG GActccctccttctcctctgTCACCAACTCCAACTGCGTGGACCTGCCCGCCTGCTTCTTCCTCAAGCTGCGGCGGCCCCTGCCCTTCTCCCTGTCCTTCATCCACAGGATGGGCAACGCCACCG GGATCCCCCTGTTCGAGACAGCCCCACCTCTGGCGCCCCTCTATGAGCTCATCACCCAGAGCCAGCtacaggaggagggggggggcgcCCTGCCCCCGCTCGCTCACAACATGCGCTTCTATGCA TCTCTGCCTGGGCAGCAGCACTGTTACTTCCTGAACCGGGACGCCCCTGTGCAGGACGGGAGgtgcctgcagggggcgctggtgACCAAGGTCCCGTTCCGCCACCCAGCCCAAGTCCCCGCCCTGCTGGACATCATCAGGCACCAGGCGGCCTACAACACGCTCATTGGGAGCTGTGTAAAGCGCACAGTCCTCAAGGAAG ACACCCCGGGGCTGCTGCAGTTTGAGGTGTGTCCCCTGACGGACTCCAGTTTCAGCGTGTCCTTCCAGCACCCTGTCAACGAGTCCCTGGTCTGCG TGGTAATGGAGGTGCTGGACTCACGCCAGGTCTCCTGTAAGCTGTACAAAGGCCTGTCGGACGCTCTCATCTGCACTGATGACTTCATCACCAAGGTGGTTCAGAG GTGCATGTCGATCCCGGTGACCATGCGTGCCATCCGGCGGAAGGCAGAGACCATCCAAGCCGACACCCCGGCGCTATCCCTGATCGCGGAGACGGTGGAGGACATGGTGAAGAAGAATCTGCCCCCCGCGGGCAGCCCTGGGTACGGCATGGGCACAGGAGGGGGAGGCAATCTGATGGGCATCCCTGGGGTCGGAGGGGGCAACACGCCCACAGGCGGAGGGGGCAGCAGCGCTGGGGCagcagggggaggaggaggagctggagcctccTTCCCGGGCCCCATTAGCACCCTTTTCGGGATGGGCCTGGCGCTCAAGGAGAGACACGAGGGCCGGGGGCCCGGGGGAGAGCCGATGAGCCAGGCCGGGGGGGCCCAGCAGCAGCAGGCGCCGCTGCAGCAGCCGGCACAGCAGGGCCACGGGGACGATTTCAGCAAAGTGACCCAGAACCCCATCCTCACCAGCCTGCTGCAGATCACGGGCAACGTGGGCTCCAGCCCCACCCAGGCGCCCCCGGCCGCGGGCCACCAGCCTCACCACACCCCGCCGCCGGCCTCCTCGCCGGCCAGCAACACCAAGAACCACCCCATGCTGATGAACCTGCTGAAGGACAACCCCTCCCAGGACTTCTCCAGCCTCTACAGCTCCAGCCCCCTGGAGAGGCAGAACTCCTCCGGCTCGCCGCGCACCGACATCATGGGCGGGGGCTCGTGCGGGGGGGGCGGCGGCGTTAGCGGCGGCAAGACCAAGAAGAAGCGCCAGCGCAACCCCGACAAGGCCGGCGGGATCGGGGGCGCCATGGGCCTGAAGCCACAGGGCTCCCTGCCGCTGGCActccagcaccaccagcacCACCAGTTGGAGGACGACTTCCACCGGGAGCTCTTCTCCATGGACGTGGACGCCTCCCAGAACCCCATCTTCGACGTCAACCTCCCCGGGGACGGACTGGACACCCCCCACAGCATCACGCCGGCCCCCAGCCAGTGCGGCACCCCGCCCACGGGCCCGGGGGTGCCGTATCTCTCCCAGGGGCCCCCCCAGTCTCAatcccagcagcagcagcagcagcagcaggtggCGCCACCCCAGCCCCCCCCATCGGGCCCCAGCAGGATGGTGCGCCTCTCCAGCTCCGACAGCATCGGCGCCGACATCAACGAGATCCTGTCGGACATCCCCGAGCAGGCCGGCAAGATGGCCGCCGGGGGGGGCGGGGGTCACGGGCCGCACCATCACGGCCTGGGCGGGGGTGACGACGGGGGAGCCCTGGGCACCCCCATCCGGGACTCCTCCAGCTCGGGGCAGGGGAGCGCCGTGTTCGAGGCCGACCTGTTCAGCGCCGGCAGCAACGAGAATCCCTTCACCGACCCCGTGGACCTGATCGCCGACGCCGCGACGGCCGCCACGCCCAACAGCGACTCCTCCTCCAATAACTTCTTCCCCGACACCGTGGATTTCAACCCCGAGCTGCTGGCGGGCCCGGGCTTCCCCCAGGCCTACTTCGAGGACAGTTCCCCCAGCGCCGACGGCGACCTGGATCTGGTGAAGGGGTTCGGGGGGGGCAGCCAGCAGCACACCCCGGCGGGTACCCCCCAGAACCCCACGCCCCACGGCCGCAGCACGCCCGACCCCTCCATGAAGGACCCCTTCGAGATGAGCATGGTTTTCGGGGGCAGCGGGGGAGGAGGAAAGCCCCTCCTGGGGGGGCCCTTGCCGGCTCCGGATCTGGCCGACTCCCACTCCGGTGGGGGACAGAGCCCCCTGATGATGATGGGGATGGGAGGCGGGGGGGGCAGCGATTTCAAAAGCGACGCCAAGGcgaagcagcagcagctgatGCGAGGGGGGGGCAAGGAGGGGAacgggggaggaggagggggggggtctGGATTGGGCGGGGCGTCGGGGGGCTCCTCCGAAGGGAAGCAGGGCAAGCGCAGCCGGACCCCCTCCAGCGACGGCAAGTCCAAGGATAAGCCACCCAAGCGCAAGAAGCTGGACCCTGAGGGTAAATCCCCCTCTCACAGCTCGGGGGGTCGGCCCTACACCCCCCCCAGCGGGATTGGGGGTTCGGGGGGAGGATCCATGGGGGCAGGCGGGGGATCCAAGTCTCCAGGCAGCTCAGGTCGTTCCCAAACCCCCCCGGGGGGCGCCACACCCCCCATCCCCAAGATCACCATCCAGATCCCGAAGGGCACGCTGACTGGCGGGAAGACCTCCTCCCACGGGGGGTACACCTCCAGCAGCTCGGCcggggggggcggcgggggggCGGCAGGAGGCGGGGGCAGCAAGAGCCACCActcccactcctcctcctcttcctcctcttcggGGAAGATGAAGGGCAGCAAATCGGACGGGTCTCTGGGGCAGGGGGGCGGGTCCAAgccgggcggcggcggcggcggaggaGGAGGTGGCGGGGGGGGCAGCGGGGGGGGCGGCTCACAGTCGAAGGGCTCATCCCAGGGCATGGGCGGGGGGAAGCCGGGCTCCTCGCCCATCACCAAGCACGGGCTGGCGGGGGCCGGGGTGGTGGCAGGCGGCGGGGTAGGAGGGGGGGCCAAGATGAAACCCCAGGGGGGGAAGCCACCGGCGTCTCTCATCAACCCCAACATCAAGCCCAACATCTCCCCCTCGCACTCCCGCGGTGTGGGGGCCCCCGACAAGCTCTCCTCCCCCATGAAGCTCCAGCAGCAGCAGGTCCCCGGCACCCCTCCCTCCTCCAAGGCCAAGTCCCCCATGGGCTCGGGGGGCGGAGGGCTGGGCAGCGGATCCAAGACTTCCTCCGGCAGCGGGATGGGACCACAGAAGCAGCAGATGGGGGGCACCTCGTCGTCGGGCTCCTCGTCGTCTTCCTCcagttcctcctcctcctccagctcctcctcttcctcctccagctcctcgtCCTTCTCCGCCGGCTCCCAGTCCCAGTAcgggggtggtgggggtgggggaggagggggaggagggaacAACAACCCCAACGCCAAAGGCAAGTCTCCCAGCCGCAACAAGAAGCCCTCCCTCACTGCGGTCATTGACAAGCTGAAGCACGGGGTGGGCACCGGCGGGGTCGGgggcgaggaggggggggaggggggctgcGGGGGGGCCGGGGGGCTGCCTCCGAATATCGGTCCTCCCTCCTCCAAGCATGGGGGCGAATACATGAGCAAGCGGGACAAAGGGGACAAGGAGAGCAAGTCCAAGGTGTCCATGTCCGGAGTGGGGTCAGGCGACAAGAAGGCGCTGGACTCCAAGAGTGGGGTGGTGAGCAGCACCGGGGTGGCCAAGATCATCATCAGCAAGCCGGACGGGGGTTCCCCCAGCATCAAGGCCAAGGTGACCCTGCAGAAACCGGGCGAGGGCTCGGGGGAAGCCATGAGGTCCCAGCTCTCCGGCCCCAAGGCCTACGGCTCGCCCCTCTTCAGCGCCTCCACCCCCAAGCACGACCGCTGCTCCCCCAGCCACGGCCGCTCGCCCGGCTACACCCCCCTGAACCCCGACAGCGAGAGCGAGTCCGGCAGCAGCTCCGTGGCCGAGAAGTCCCATCAGAACAGCCCCAGCTCGGACGACGACCAGGCGCTGCGCCCCCTGCAGCCCCCCCATGAGTACATGAGCTCCATGCCCATCAGCTCTGGGGAGAAGCACAAGAAGCAcaagaaggagaagaagaaacagaagGAGAGGGAGCGAGAGAGGGAGCGGGACCGAGACAAGGAGAAGAAGAAGTCCTCTTCCTCTTGCTCCACCTCTTCCTCGCACCCCTTGAAAGCAGACAGCTGGTCCCGCTCCCCCATCGCGGCCCCAGACCCCTCGCTGTCCCTCCTGGGGTCCGACCGGCCAGCCCGGCCCAGCCCGGCCTATTTGCGGACAGAGGATGATGACCTCATGGACTCTGCCCTCACTGGCAACCTGGATTCTTTCAAATAG
- the fbxl20 gene encoding F-box/LRR-repeat protein 20: MGKEVNGVSRSRFEMFSNSDEAVINKKLPKELLLRIFSFLDVVTLCRCAQVSRAWNVLALDGSNWQRIDLFDFQRDIEGRVVENISKRCGGFLRKLSLRGCLGVGDSALRTFAQNCRNIEVLNLNGCTKITDATSTSLSKFCPKLKHLDLASCTSITNLSLKALSEGCPLLEQLNISWCDQVTKDGIQALVCCCPGLKGLFLKGCTQLEDEALKYIGAHCPELVTLNLQTCSQITDEGLITICRGCHRLQSLCVSGCTNITDAILNALGQNCPRLRILEVARCSQLTDVGFTTLARNCHELEKMDLEECVQITDSTLIQLSIHCPQLQVLSLSHCELITDDGIRHLGSGPCAHDRLEVIELDNCPLITDASLEHLKTCHSLDRIELYDCQQITRAGIKRLRTHLPNIKVHAYFAPVTPPPSVGGSRQRFCRCCILL, translated from the exons ATGGGGAAGGAGGTGAACGGGGTGTCGCGGAGCAGGTTCGAG ATGTTCTCGAACAGCGACGAGGCCGTCATCAACAAGAAGCTTCCCAAAGAGCTGCTGCTGCG GATCTTCTCATTCCTGGATGTGGTGACGTTGTGCCGCTGTGCCCAAGTCTCACGG GCCTGGAATGTCCTCGCGCTGGACGGCAGCAACTGGCAGAGGATTGACCTCTTCGACTTCCAGAGAGACATTGAG GGGCGTGTGGTGGAAAACATCTCCAAGCGCTGTGGGGGTTTCCTGAGGAAGCTGAGTCTGAGGGGCTGCCTGGGGGTCGGGGACAGCGCGCTGAG GACCTTCGCCCAAAACTGCCGAAACATTGAAGTGCTCAATCTGAATGGCTGCACCAAGATAACAGACGC CACCAGCACCAGCCTCAGTAAATTCTGCCCCAAGCTGAAGCACTTGGACCTGGCCTCCTGCACTTCCATCACTAACCTGTCTCTCAAGGCACTCAG TGAAgggtgccccctgctggagcaGCTCAACATCTCCTGGTGTGATCAGGTGACCAAGGATGGGATCCAGGCATTGGTGTGCTGCTGCCCAGGACTCAAGGGGCTTTTTCTTAAGGGCTGCACCCAG CTGGAAGACGAGGCGCTGAAGTACATAGGCGCCCACTGCCCAGAACTGGTCACGCTAAACCTGCAGACCTGCTCG CAGATCACGGACGAGGGGCTGATCACCATCTGCCGCGGCTGCCACCGCCTGCAGTCGCTGTGTGTGTCCGGCTGCACCAACATCACCGACGCCATCCTCAACGCCCTGGGACAGAACTGCCCCCGGCTCAG AATCCTGGAGGTGGCTCGCTGCTCCCAGCTCACAGACGTCGGTTTCACCACGCTGGCTCGG AACTGCCACGAGCTGGAGAAGATGGACCTggaggagtgtgtgcag ATCACGGACAGTACCCTCATCCAGCTGTCCATTCACTGCCCGCAGCTGCAGGTCTTG AGCCTGTCTCACTGCGAGCTGATCACGGACGACGGGATTCGTCACCTGGGCAGTGGCCCCTGCGCCCACGACCGCCTGGAGGTCATCGAGCTGGACAACTGCCCCCTGATCACCGACGCCTCCCTGGAGCACCTGAAGACCTGCCACTCCCTAGATCGCATCGAGCTGTACGACTGCCAGCAGATCACCAGGGCTGGCATCAAGAGACTCCGG ACGCACCTCCCCAATATAAAAGTCCACGCCTACTTCGCCCCCGTCACCCCGCCCCCCTCGGTGGGGGGCAGTCGCCAGAGGTTCTGCCGCTGCTGCATCCTGCTATGA